The DNA window ctggtccaggcagatcccacatgccgcggagcaactaagcccgtgcgccacaactactgagcctgcactctagagcccgtgagccacaactactaagcccacgtgccacaactaatgaagcccgtgcgcctagagcccgtgctccgcaacaagagaagccactgcaatgagtagcacaccacaaagagtagccccccgctcgccacaactagagaaagcccgcgtgcagcaacaaagacccaacgcagccaaaaataaataaataaaataaataaattaaaaaaaaaaagtatatgggaggatgtgcatgggttatatgcaaatattgcACCCTTTTATATGTGACTTGAGCGCccctggattttggtatccacgaggggtcctggaaccaatcccctgtgggataccaagggacaactgtacatCTCCATCCTGTCTTTTCTATGAAGCCACACAGAGATGCATAAAACACACCcccaaaaatctttaaaaatatatatatatatagttttatatctatatataaatattgtaCTATGGCATTTCCCCATATTTTTCAATGTTATTCTTAAATTTGACTTTAATGGTTGAGTGGGCCACGCTTACTGACTGAGGTCATAATTTGGGGGCATTTAAGTTGTTTACAacttttgactattttaaattatactacaGAGGCATTATATTCTACCTTTCTTATCCTTCTATCCTGAGGACAACCACCAGAAGTGAGATGATCAGGTCAGAGAGCTCCAACACCTTTAAGGCTCTGATTTGAAGGTCTGACTGACTCTGGGAAGGTGAAACCCAATCTTGTTCCCCAGGGAGGGATCACCTAAATGTCCAGAAAGGCTCAGACTGGCCTGAGGATGTATAGCAGGTACACAGGACCCTGGGGGAGTGGCAGCTGCAGCCAACTTGGGGTGGGATGGATAGGGAGCTCGGCGGGGGGAGCTGCATACCTGAGCAGGAAGGTAGAGGTGTCCATGACGATGTTGCTGGAGAGGGTGAAGGTCTCAGCAGTGACAAGGACACGTACGGGGAGGTAGAGGGGCCTGGAGGGGTGGGTCACATTTGGGTTGGGGCAGGCTCCTTACACAGGggccccagcccccggcccccagccccctgaGCCTGGGTACCTGTAGTCCACGGCACAGGAGAACAGGTGTACATGTAGGATGGTAATGACCGTTGGAGGCAGGTAGCCCAGCACTGGGTCATCCAGGACATCTAAGAACTCCAACAGCTTTGGGGGCCAGAGTGAAAGGgacagggggaggagggggtctctttcttcctcaacccccccaaccccagcacaGCTCCCCAGTTGCTGCCCATCAGCTGTCTGTCACACCCTTGCCCAGGGGCTCCACCCAGAAGTCAGCTCCAGTCCAAGGTCAGCTCTGGCCCAGCCCACGCCCCCCACGCTACCCTCCCTCACCTGGGAGTGCCAGCTCTGTTCTGGCAGGGCCATGTAGTGGCGCAGGGTGGCTCTGTGCAGCCGCAGTGTCACCAGGAACTCCTGGGGGCAGGGCACAGTCAGCATGGCGGCAGCCCAGCCCTCCAGGCACCAGGGAGGCAGTGGCCCGGGCCAAACAGGTGGGCCAGAAGCAGGCGCGGCTGTACCTTGATGTTCCTGTGAGGGTCCAGTTGGATGCGCACCGCGGTGGACAGCATGTGGGGGCCCCGGCCCTGGCCTTTGCGGCCCAAGCCTCCTTGCTCAGTCATCCCTTCCTCCGACGGGTAGATGGTTCGGGCCAGCTGGGCCGGAGGAGCAAAGGTGGGCACCTCCAGGCGACTGGGCAGCAGGTAGTCATCCACAGCCGCTGAGGAGGCATCTGGTGAGCTCCCTGCCAAGCTGGCCGTTCACCCACTCCACCCAGGGCACACATCCCTCCTGAAAGACCACCCCTGCCCATGTACCCTAGAGACCCCATGGCGACTGGCCCCCAGCCCTCACACCTCGGTGGTAGAGTGTCGCCTTTTCAGCTTCCAGGCAGAAGTAGCCGAGTCCCGGCTGGCCTCGGTACTGGGAGACGCTGAAGACGGTGCCTTGTTCCATGTCCAGCACCAGCTCCCCGTGCGTGGCCTCCAGCCGCTTCCCGCACTCGTCCTGCAGGCAGCATGTGGCTCGGCCCCACCAGCTACACTCAGCAGCCTGCACACCCTCAGGGGTGAGGGCGCCTCTCGGAGCCCGGGCCTGACTAGGGTCGGCTCCAGCCTCTACCCAGAGCGCTGGAGGTCCGGAGCAGCACCTTCTCtcttgccagaggggaagggtcaTCCCTGCCCTGCCTACCTCCGGGCATCAGGTGGTGTCCATTCGGACCCCTGGCATGGTACCGAACGTATAGCAGGTGCTAGTGAGTGGCTGACGGGGCGTGATGGGATGGGTGGGGTGGCATGGGTGGGTCAGTGGGTGGCGGGTGGGTGCTACTGGCTGGACAGGCCACACTCGGCCCCCGGTGGGGGCTCTGTCTCCCACATTCCCCGCTTGGAGCTGCTCATACCGGCCTTGTTCTCCTGCCAGtgggggctctggagtcaggggCTCACCTCCCCTGGGCTGTGCTCACCTTGGTCTCACAGTGGGCCGTGATCCGACCCTTTAGCACCGTCACCAGTGTAGAGAAGGTACTCTGGGAGTGAGGGCTCTGGGACTCAGGGGCAAGGCGCTGGGGGGTGCCTGATGCCCCCACTGAGAAGTGGGTGTCCTCGTCATCCGAGTCCGAGTCTGGGGGGAGAGCAAGGAGCCGAGTGGGAAGGAGAATTGGGAGAGCTGCCCCGGCCGCAGGGCCCCACCAGGGCGCCCCTCCTACCCAGCTTGAAGGCAGACTTGCACATCTTGAAGCTGTCGTGCCAGAAGCCCGAGGCATCTGGGAAGCCAGTGGGGCGagtggcaggggcgggggtgggaagCAGGTCCGCGGGCTCCCACATGAGCAGGTCGTTGTTGATCCTGAGAGGGCAGTTGGACCACAGCGGTGAGGGAGGTCCGGCCCAGCCCCTtgccaccccctgccctgcccacgtCGCCACCTGTTGTAGAGGCTCTCGTAGACCTCCTTGCTGGGCAGGAAGACGTGGGCGCCGGGCAGGACCACTTCCAGGCTGCAGCGGGACAGCGCCAGGGCCCGGCTCTGAAAGGTCCTCATTTCCTCAGGGTCTCCAGGAATCACCATCTAGGtgggggagcagggaaggggaTGCGAGAGATGTCAGGACCTGCTGCCGGCCTTAGAACCAGACCCAGGTCTGCTTCCTGAACtcctatcattcattcattcattcacatgaGCCCTTCTCTGCTGGGATGTATGACAGCCATCTTGTCTGAGGCGCTGACTGCAGGCAAACCCTGCTCCAAGGGCCTCGTTTGTGTTCACCCTTTATCCTCACAACAGGCCCATGAGACAAGTCATTATACCcgctttccagatgaggaaactcatcTGTAAGTAACTCTCCAAGAGGTTAGACAGCTTCCCCAGATGACACAGCCACTGAGTGGCAGAAGCTGGATTCGAACCCAGGTCGTTTGGCCCAGAGGCCAGGCCCCTAACTACCTCTCACTCAACCCTCATCACCTTCAGAGAAGAGGATCCTGAGGCCCAAATGTACCCTGATGATAAATGGCTGATGGGACGGGGTCATGATCTTCCCCACCGAGGGCCCATGTCCCTTAGGCGCTGCCCTCACTCTTGGGCCCCCTGAGACTCCCCACTGACCACAGACAatggaagaaatgaaattctCACTGGTGCTGGTTCACATTTTCTGGTGCCCCATGTGGTCTTGTCCCCCTAATCCAGAGCCACCAAGTGGCTCCCGTGAGACCCCAAAGGCCTTGTACCTCACCTCTTCCGTCTCGTACATGGTCCTTTTGGAGGAGAAGGGTGAGGGCTCAGGCTCCCGAAGCTCGCACAGATTCTCGGCCGACaactccagctcctctcccttctccgGGATCACTTCCCACTGTGCGCTGAGCTGGGGATTCAGGGTCACCACTACCCTGCCAGGGCACAGGCCTGTCACTGGCCTGCAgggccccccagcccctggtcccAAGTGGCCTCCCACTGCCCTCAGTAGCAAAGCCCTCCTCTCCTGTCTGCTCCTCCCAGAGCCCCAACTTACTGGGGCAGGAAGTACTTGTGCCCAGGGCTCGTGGGATCCAGGGCTTTGGAGACCCGCAGGCAGGGGACAGGTGGCTTCTCTCCGTCTTCGTAGGTGactggaggggatggggaggggcggggggttGTCACTGCCACCTTTCCCCATTTCTTCCTCAATGCCAGGTGGGTCAGTGGGGGCCTGGAGCCCCACCATGACAACTGTGTTTTATTGTGTACAGACCTGTGCTCTCCCTCGCACCCACAGTCTGCAGCGGCCCGGGGATAAACGGCCCACTCTGCCCGCTGCCCAGAGGAGCCCAGGGATACGCAGTGCTGGTGCCTCACGAAGCAGATGAGGTCTGGACCAGGGTCTGCCCCCATCGTGACCCAGCCCCTTCCGTGGCCCCAAGCCCACCTCTCCTAGAGGCCTGAGCCCCCCTGCCCAAGGGGTTGTCTCCTGGGGGGGGGTCTTACCATGGAGGTCGGAGCAGGTGAGTTCcaggcgggtgggggctggggggccaGGCCCACTGCTCAGCTCTGACCGGAACTGGGGCTCAGTCAGCTCCAGGCGCAGCTGCTCGGCCCGCACGGCCCCGCCCACCCAGGGGTCCCGCTCAGGCCGCAGGTCAGCGATGGGGAAGCGCAGCTGCAGCGTGGCGCGGGGTGCCGAGAGCCGCACCACTGCATGCTGCTGAGCTGCTGGCGGGGGCTCTGTCTGTGGGAGGCGGGCAGTCAGAGCTGCTGctggcccccccgcccccacccaacTGTGGCCGAGAGCCAGAGGGCCCGCgccctgctctcctccctggCTGCGCATCTCACCAGCAGGCCAGCCGGCTGCTCGGGAGGGGGTGTGGTGGCCTGGTGCAGCAGGGCAGCGAGCCGGTCCAGGGCCCCCAGCTCCACATCTGCCTGGAAGTCGGCCAGGTCCAGGGCCAGTTCTGAGTGACAATGGCAGGCAGTTGGGCGCCGGGGCCGGCTCTGAGGGTGAGGGTGCTCAGGTCAGCGAGGGCTGTGGGGTGGGCGAGGGCAGGATGGGCAGGGTTCCCCTTGAGCGAAAACAGAAAGGACACAGAGCCCTCCCAAGCTGTGAGGAGAAGAGCTTGGGTGAGGAGCccaggaggggatggggagaccTTCACCGCCTGCTCGGGGCAGACGACCAAGCTCGTTTAACGGAAACCACCCAATACttaccacccccagccctggaggctggcAGGGGCTTGCCAAGGCGAGCCAGGAGAGGGGCTAAGAGAATGGCACGTATATGGCCCGGAAGTACTCAAGGGCTCCAGGATGGGGAGGTGTGCTCTGGTTTGAGCACAGGTaaggggggtggagggtgggagcagggaggcaCCAGGGGAGGCCGGTGGGGGGCAATACACCATGGGAAACAGCCAAGGGCCCCTGGGCCTGGAGTAGCGTGGGTTACCTTGGGCAGCCGGCGCAGGGTCTGCGTGTGGCGCAGGTGAGCGCAAGGCTGAGCTGAGGCCTGGGGTCGCAGGCTGCCGGGGAAGCTCAGGACCTGGGGCGGGACATGGGAGACGACAGCGTCAGGCCGAGCCCCCAAGCCCACCCTCACCTCTAGGCCCTGCCGTGCACACACTGGCTCTCGGCCCTCACCTCTGTGTACTCAGGCTCCGAAGTGCCCCTGGGCCATAGACACTCCAGCACCTCCAGCTGCCCGAAGTGCACTTCCGTGCTGGTGATCCGCCGGCCCCTACTTGTCCTCAGCTCCCAGGAAAGCTGTACAGCGGCACCCGTTAGCCTATGGGGAAGAAGCTGGGCCTCAGAAGGTGGGCTTCAGGGGCTCAGGGAGTCCCCTCTAGTTCAGGCCCGCCTTGGGCTTGTACCGGACGTGGCTACAGGGACAGGCCCTCTGGAAGCGCGGTCGGAGATGGTAGAACTCATGGGAGCCGAAGGACCCATCCTTGGTGGCATCGAACTCCGCAAAAAAGTGGGTGGTGAGGTCAGGTGGTCCGGAAGACGGGGCagatgtctgaagcaaggtcagGGTCACACCCCCCAAGGTCATCTTCAGCAGCGAGTCGGGGCGCAGGGTGTTCAAGGGGGGTGCAGGGGCTGTCTTGCCTGAGAGGACAAAGGCTTCACCAGAGGCTCCCCAGAGCTCATGGGCATCCCAGGTAAAGTGACAGTCAGACACTGGGCTAGGGGCCAGGAGAAGCCCTGGCCTAGCTGGATTGTGACTCTGGCCAGGGGCTTGGCCAGGCACGGGTGACGTGAAGCCTTATTATGCCAGACACTGAGTCCACGCTCAGTTCAACCCGCTCAAGGAAGCTGGAAGAACTGGAGGTGACGAAGCACTTACTCAGTACCTGACACTTGCAATCTCTCAATAAACATCAGCCCAAACGTGCAGCCTGGCAGGGTCAGATCTTATCCCTTTTTTATGGAAGGGGAAACTGAGTTTACGTGCTTGGCCCAAGGTCACTAACTCCGAAACCCAGGTTCTGTCCATCGCATCGCCACCTCCCCTGAGCGTTCCCACGGAACCAAGTCACCAACGGTGGACCTCCAGGCAGCGCTGGAGGCCTCCCACATGCACGTAGCAAAGATGACACCGGCGCCAAGCCTTCTTCCAGCTCTTCCTGCCCCTGGAGGACTCACCGGTTGGGGGGCCCTGAGCAGAGAGCCGGTGGGAGGCCACGTTGCTGTGCACAGAGGTGCCCAGGTCTACATCGGAGAGGGAGAGCTCAGACAGCGCTGAGGCCACACTGCTTGTGAGGCCCGCCATGGAGAAGAAGAGGTCTGTGGGCCAGAGGAAGGGGGTCAGAGACAGCCGGGCTCAGCCCCCTGACTCCCGCGCCCACAGTAGACACCCCGCCAATTGCTGGCTCTGGCTCCACACCCACCAGTGCTCTCCAAGTTGACAAGGGGGTTCGAAAGGGGGTCTGAGCCGAGGGGCTCAGCTACAGTCCCCGCCTGCAGCTGCTGATTCAGATCCTGTTCAATCAGCCACAGATCTTCAGCACCTAGTGGGCGGCTCTTGTTCAGCTTGTCGACCAGGCCCTCGGGGTCTACAGGGGAGGACACTTCCTTGTGTCAGTCCAGTCTGGCCGGTGCCTTCCCAGCCACCCCACTGCCTGGACCGCCCAGAGGCCTCACCTGCAAGGCTCAGCGCACCAAGCAGTTCCTGAAGCTGCTGGAGCTGCCGCGGGGTCAGGAGCAGGTGCAGGGAGCTCAGCTGCCCACACACCTCCAGCTGGGGGCGGAGGAAGCAACCATGGAGCCTACGCCAGCCACCGCCGCCACCCACGTGCCCTCACCCTGAGGAGGCAGGATGCCAGTGGCCAGGCTAAGCTCTGCcaccaactagctgtgtgaccctggctcCAACTtgaccactctgagcctcagtttctccacttgCCTAGAAGGCAGTAATTTCCCCCACTCTACGACCCCGCTCCGTCCCAGGGAAGATCAGCATTGCTGAGGAGGATCCTGAGATGCGGcacactccctcctccccaggggcctGGAGACCCACCTTGGGGCCTGGGAAGGCCTCATTTTGCTTCAGTTTCACTGTCAGCTCCAGGCACCCTGAGCAGCTGCCAATCTGCAAAGGAGGCTCTGGGGGTCCTTCCTGGGAGACAAGAAgacatgggaggggagggggtgaaaAGATGCAGCCAAAGATGgtcagaagggagggagaggggcaggtGGGTCAAGGGCCAGAGAGGACAGGGATTAGAAGGAGAAAGAGACTGCGAGGACCAGAGTCGGCCCACCTGTGGGCGGAGCTCCTCGAAGTGCAGGCGGACCCCCGCCAGCTGCAGCAGCTTGTGGAGGAAGGCAGGGGGCTGGTGCACATCCACTGGCGGTGCCTGGCTTGGGTCTCGCACTGCCTCATCGCAGTACTCTAGTCTGGGGAGTGTAGGATCAGCTCCTGCCCAGGCCACCCTCTCCCCACGCAGCATTCTGTTCTAGGAGTCTGGGGTCAGTGAAGCCTGGCCTGCGGAGCCGTCCCATCATAGCCAGGCCATCCTGGACCTCCGCGGCCATTGCTCCTCAGACCCTCAGCGTGTCACCTGATCCCGGGGGCCCAGCTACCCTTGGCCTCTACCACTTGGCCCAGGGACACCACTCCAGGCTCACAACACAGTTCGCCGCCCCCTACCCCGGCCACAGCCCAGGCCCACCCAGACTTGCCCTGACACttcccaggagcccaggctgggggTGCAGGCGGGGCCAGGGCCACTCAGCAGCCCCTCACTCCCCCTCTTCCTCAcgccagccccccccccccccaagctcAGCCTGCCCCTACCTTTGCACGTGGGCTTCCACTGCCACGCCACGCTCCCCATCACCGGGCGAGTGCTCCACCCTCACGACAGTATCCAAGAAGGTCACCTTGATCCTTCGCAGTactgaggggtggggaggggtctcaGGTCAGGCAGAGCAGCAAGGGCCAGACAAGAGTTTCCCTGTCAGACGGCAGGGTGCTGTCTGAGGCCTTTGCCCTGCGGGCCACGGAGGGGCACAGCGGCTGGGCGGGGCCTGCTCACCAGTCTCAATGGTCTGGGCAAACATCTCCAGTCCTTCCAGGGGCTGTGGTGGCTCAGAGGGCTCGGGCGGCCCATCCCGCAGGCACTCCTGGGCCAGCTGCATGCTCGTGGTCATGCACGAGGCCCAGCTCTGTGAGTCGGCAGCTCCCGGCCCTGCAGGTAGGAAGAGGGTCTCAGGGCTGGCAGGCCCAGTCAGCTCCTGGGTGCCCAGGCCCACTCGCACCGCCTGCTCCCCCACCGCCACCCCTACCCCCGCCCCAGCTTTGCTCTGCCCTCACCCGGGCCCTGGCGGGGCTGTAAGGTGAGCTGGAGGCCTGACACGTGCACGGTGCAGTGGTCGGTGAGTAGCGCGGCCCAGGGCACGGCCACCTCGATAGAGCCCACGAAGCCTTCCACCAGCTCCAGTGGCGACTCCGTGGACTCCAGCACCTCATTCACAGACTGGGAGCAGGCAGGAGACAAAGCCAGctcagggaagccccacacccaGCCGTCTCCCTGGCTGCTGCAATCCTTGCCTGGCTCTTCCACCTTGGAGAGCACCCTCGCTCCCCCTGTCCATCCCCCTGTCCGTCCCCCTCTCCGTCCACATGCTACCTACAAAATCCTACCTTGGCTCAAATGACCCCTCCTCTTGGCTCAACTGACCCCTCCTCTTGGCTCCACTGACCCCTCCTCTTGGCCCGCCCTATTACCATAGAGTCCAATGTGCCCAGTCTTTCAAACCAGAGGAGGGGAGAGCTGAAGGACAAAGAGGAGGGAGCCAGGCAGAGGGGATGGAGCGTAGGGTTTCAGGCGTGggcacagcacatgcaaaggcctgGCAGAGAGAGCAGCGGCAGCCCACATTATCTGGGCGAGCGTGGAGTTTAAGGGGAGTGTCCAGGACAGGCAGGCAGGGGGTTGACCTGAGCTGGAGGGGGCCCCCCAACTCCAAACACTTGGGGTAGCTGTACTCTCTCTGAGGCACAAGGCTAGAGCCCCTGGTTACAAATAGGGGAGCAGCCCCCCCACCAGTctgggagctccctgagggcaggagcccACCTGCCTTCTCTGTGTGACTCCAGGTGCTCTGTGTGGCGCCACCCAGAGAGGGCCTCAGTAAACACTTGTTGGATCCATGAATGAAATACACGGCAGAGCTAGAAGGCCCACAGATATCACACGCAAATTCCTCACCTACAGatccacagatggggaaacttgAGGCCTAAAGAGAAGGGACTAGCCTAGTCACCCAGTGTACTATGGGAACTGAGACTGAGACCCAGGCACTGGGCTTCTTTGGGGGTCTGcaagggaggggctgcaggcctGGCAGCTTGGAGAAGGGCGGGCATACTGGGAAAGCACTTGCATTCCAACAGGGCCCAACTCCTCCCTGGAGGCCAGGCAGGAAAGCAGCCTAGCTAGGAGCCAATTCAAATCCCCAACCAGAGGGCAGGGCGGGTGGAAGTATAGAAAGGCAGCCTAGAGGTCTGAGCCAGCCTAAGAGgctgaggtcagaggtcagaaaAGGTCTCCCCCACTGGGATTCACAGGCAAGAGGTGCCACCAAGTCTGGGCTCAGGGGTCTCCGCCTACCCCACGTTTGCTCAGGAAGACCTGGTCTACCCTAAAGCCCAGCTTTTCCTGCCCAGACTGTATTGAGGCCAGGCACCCTGTCTACTCCCCCAGAAAACTGAGAAGCCCCTGTCCCCATGCCCACCTCTGTTGCTCTGGACTGGAGGGTTGACCCAGTGCCAGCCCTGGTCTGGCGCCTCTAACTGGTGGCTCCTTTGCAACTTCCCAGGTCAGCTGAACCGTGAGACACAGCTCCTCACTGCCCCCAGCCGCAGGCCTCTGACCCAGAGCTTATTCCTCTCCGCTTTGCcagcatctctctcctctctgcctaaGGCCAGATCTCTCCATCTTTCCTCGAGGGCTTTCCTCTAGGTGGGGATGCTGATGCCCAAGCTCCTCCCCAAACACCCATTCAGTCCATCCCACTCTCCTACAAGCAGGAAGTAGGCAGTAGTGGCAGTCACACAACGTGTTGATCAACAGGGGTGCTGACGCGGTTGTTGACATCCATATCCGGAGATGAACGCCACCCACCGAGCCAGGGTCGTGGGGTCAGGAGGTCAGGGCACCTTTCCCACAGGTGCCCACAGCAGGGCCCTGGACCCCTGCTAGACTTCCCTAACCAGCTGTATGCCCCAACTCTGTCACTTCCCTGGCCTGGTCCCACCAGAGCCCCCTAGTTTCCGAGGttcctcctcaccctctccttAGCCCCTTGGCACCACGCTCAACTCAGGCCCCCAATTTGATACACTAATTCTGGCATTCTCCAGACAAGTGACATCCTGCTCCCCAGCTTCAGTTTCTCCTCCTGTGAAGCAGAGGCAGGGGCCCCTTCTGTCCAGCTTCTGGCTCTGGAGGCGATCAGCTGACCCCTGGAAAGGGCCGGACGCCCAAGGCCTCTCCACTCCGGTGCCTGGTCCCCTAGTCCGACCCTTTCGCAGGGAGCCTCAGGATGCTGCGCCCCCCAGTCACACCCTTCCAGGGCTCGGGCCTGGATCCTCACCCAGATCTCCAGGTGTATATCCCGCAGGACAACGCTGCCCTTGTACAGATCGAGGCTTAGCTGGTCCAGGCTGAGGTGCTCCTGGAAGAAGTGACCCAAGTAGTGGTGCAGCAAGTAGCGGCAGACCCGCTCTTTCACACAGTTCGACCACGGCCATAGCCATCGTGACATCTCGGAGACCGCCGGGCCCGGGCCGCCTCCACTCGCCGCCCGCCGGCGTTCCCCGTCCGGTTGCGCTGTTCACTAGAGCCCCCGGCTCACCCCGCCGCTTCTCTTAGCGCCAGGCCGCACCCCCGGACGGCTGACCACGCCCCCCACGCTCACTGCCATTGGCCACTGCAAAGGGCAAGGCCTACTGATTGGCCGCGGGGGCGGAGCCTTCAGGCGCGAAAAAGGGACTGGGCTCTCTGCAAGATATAGGGCTCCCAATATTAATTTACGCTTGCGTATAAATTCTGTGTGGGAGGACCTTTAACCTCTCTCCTACGGGCTCCGGGAAGGCTGTCGCTTGAGGTGCCAGCCCCTCAAAGGAATGCGCATGTGCCGACTCGTCCAACTAGTACTTGAGGTAGTTGGCGAGGATTTAAAGGGACAGTGTCCCATTAAACTTCGTAAAAAGCTTTCCAGAGGCATACTTAGTGTGAGAGACCAGTACGCATCTCTAGAAACGATTAAGTGAAAACCTTTGCATTTTACAAAACGCTTAACCTTCCGCTATCTCATTCAACCCCCACAACAACCTCGAGCGTGGAGATTattgtcaccattttacagataaggaaacagatttATAAAGGTTGCTGTGAGTCCACTGTGAAGGAGGTCTCACCTGGAATGCTTGACCGGAGATTAACTGatcttcccttctctctgtacTTGGTCaggcctccagcccctccctgtaataat is part of the Balaenoptera musculus isolate JJ_BM4_2016_0621 chromosome 8, mBalMus1.pri.v3, whole genome shotgun sequence genome and encodes:
- the ATG2A gene encoding autophagy-related protein 2 homolog A isoform X3, with the translated sequence MAMAVVELCERAGLPLLAAPLLGSLLPGAPQPGPAKPRSVQGQRCPAGYTPGDLGPGAADSQSWASCMTTSMQLAQECLRDGPPEPSEPPQPLEGLEMFAQTIETVLRRIKVTFLDTVVRVEHSPGDGERGVAVEAHVQRLEYCDEAVRDPSQAPPVDVHQPPAFLHKLLQLAGVRLHFEELRPQEGPPEPPLQIGSCSGCLELTVKLKQNEAFPGPKLEVCGQLSSLHLLLTPRQLQQLQELLGALSLADPEGLVDKLNKSRPLGAEDLWLIEQDLNQQLQAGTVAEPLGSDPLSNPLVNLESTDLFFSMAGLTSSVASALSELSLSDVDLGTSVHSNVASHRLSAQGPPTGKTAPAPPLNTLRPDSLLKMTLGGVTLTLLQTSAPSSGPPDLTTHFFAEFDATKDGSFGSHEFYHLRPRFQRACPCSHVRLTGAAVQLSWELRTSRGRRITSTEVHFGQLEVLECLWPRGTSEPEYTEVLSFPGSLRPQASAQPCAHLRHTQTLRRLPKSRPRRPTACHCHSELALDLADFQADVELGALDRLAALLHQATTPPPEQPAGLLTEPPPAAQQHAVVRLSAPRATLQLRFPIADLRPERDPWVGGAVRAEQLRLELTEPQFRSELSSGPGPPAPTRLELTCSDLHVTYEDGEKPPVPCLRVSKALDPTSPGHKYFLPQVVVTLNPQLSAQWEVIPEKGEELELSAENLCELREPEPSPFSSKRTMYETEEMVIPGDPEEMRTFQSRALALSRCSLEVVLPGAHVFLPSKEVYESLYNRINNDLLMWEPADLLPTPAPATRPTGFPDASGFWHDSFKMCKSAFKLDSDSDDEDTHFSVGASGTPQRLAPESQSPHSQSTFSTLVTVLKGRITAHCETKDECGKRLEATHGELVLDMEQGTVFSVSQYRGQPGLGYFCLEAEKATLYHRAAVDDYLLPSRLEVPTFAPPAQLARTIYPSEEGMTEQGGLGRKGQGRGPHMLSTAVRIQLDPHRNIKEFLVTLRLHRATLRHYMALPEQSWHSQLLEFLDVLDDPVLGYLPPTVITILHVHLFSCAVDYRPLYLPVRVLVTAETFTLSSNIVMDTSTFLLRFILDDSALYLSDKCEMETLDLRRDYVCVLDVDLLELVIKTWKGSTEDKLSQPLFELRCSNNVMHVHSCADSCALLVNLLQYVMSEGDLHPPPRPPSPTEIAGQKVQLSESPASLPSCPPVETALINQRDLTDALLDTERGLRELAQASGSPFFQASPVSVYLFPGERSGAQPPSPLVGAPTGSLGSHSEAKEEEKEEEEDGDTLDSDEFCILDAPGLGILPQDGEPVVTQLHPDPIIVQDGHFSQPLGSTDLLRAPAHFPVPSSRVVLREVSLVWHLYGGRDFGPHPGHRARAGLTGPRSSPSRCSGPNRPQNSWRTQGGSGRQHHVLMEIQLSKVSFQHEVYPAEPGPVAPGKELEEQPLSRQVFIVQELEVRDRLASSQINKFLYLHTSERMPRRTHSNMLKIKALHVAPMTNLGGPECCLRVSLLPLRLNVDQDALLFLRDFFTSLAASINPVVPAETSTEAHPETPVQPSGPQEGRPEGVETTSSQEAAGGRHGTSPAEQQPIYFREFRFTSEVPIWLDYHGKHVTMDQVGTFAGLLIGLAQLNCSELKLKRLCCRHGLLGVDKVLGYALNEWLQDIRKNQLPGLLGGVGPMHSVVQLFQGFRDLLWLPIEQYRKDGRLMRGLQRGAASFGSSTASAALELSNRLVQAIQATAETVYDILSPAAPISRSLQDKRSVRRLRKGQQPADLREGVAKAYDTVREGILDTAQTICEVASRGHEQKGLTGAVGGVIRQLPPTVVKPLILATEATSNLLGGMRNQILPDAHKDHALKWRLDEARD